A part of Paenibacillus antri genomic DNA contains:
- a CDS encoding AAA family ATPase, translating into MNNRSTLRDANAAVPVPPAAADKPSRKIQVVLRNGDGYPNQAPQPAPTVHPKTLLLQSPFGDIFKELDQMVGLEHVKELVYEIYAMLQISQYRADAGLQSKSHVYHMIFKGNPGTGKTTVARLVAKLFHRMGVLSKGHFIEVERADLVGEYIGHTAIKTRELVKKALGGILFIDEAYSLARGGEKDFGKEAIDALVKGMEDHREDFILILAGYSEEMEQFLTLNPGLPSRFPIQIDFGDYSVDELLLIAESMAKEREYVLLPGATHRLKQMLTEEKHVFWRSFANARYVRNLLDKAVRNQAVRLLHQHPNVPSKQELMTLRPEDLATKR; encoded by the coding sequence ATGAACAACCGCAGCACGCTGAGAGACGCGAATGCCGCCGTTCCCGTTCCTCCCGCCGCCGCCGATAAACCGTCGCGAAAAATCCAAGTCGTCCTGCGCAACGGAGACGGATATCCGAACCAGGCCCCTCAACCGGCGCCGACGGTCCATCCGAAGACGCTGCTTCTGCAAAGCCCGTTCGGCGACATTTTCAAAGAGCTTGATCAGATGGTCGGTCTGGAGCATGTGAAAGAGCTCGTGTACGAAATTTACGCGATGCTTCAAATTTCCCAATATCGCGCCGACGCCGGGCTTCAGAGCAAATCGCACGTATATCATATGATTTTCAAAGGGAACCCGGGCACGGGCAAGACGACGGTCGCCCGGCTCGTCGCCAAGCTGTTCCATCGAATGGGCGTGCTGAGCAAAGGGCATTTCATCGAGGTGGAACGAGCGGATTTGGTCGGCGAATACATCGGCCACACGGCCATTAAGACAAGGGAGTTAGTGAAGAAAGCGCTCGGAGGAATATTGTTTATCGACGAAGCGTACAGCTTGGCCCGGGGCGGGGAGAAGGATTTCGGCAAAGAGGCGATCGACGCGCTCGTCAAGGGGATGGAGGATCATCGCGAGGATTTCATCTTGATTCTGGCCGGCTATTCCGAAGAGATGGAGCAGTTCCTTACGCTGAACCCCGGCTTGCCGTCGCGCTTCCCGATTCAGATCGACTTCGGCGATTATTCCGTCGACGAATTGCTGTTGATCGCGGAATCGATGGCGAAGGAACGCGAATATGTGCTGCTCCCCGGGGCGACGCATCGCCTGAAGCAGATGTTGACCGAAGAGAAGCACGTGTTCTGGCGATCGTTCGCGAACGCGCGGTATGTGCGCAACTTGCTCGATAAGGCGGTTCGGAATCAAGCGGTGCGGCTGCTGCACCAGCATCCGAACGTACCGTCGAAGCAGGAGCTGATGACGCTCCGTCCGGAGGATTTGGCAACCAAGCGATAA
- a CDS encoding transglycosylase domain-containing protein, with protein MNFRRWVIGIFSVLTLGLLIFIAGYFVIYMNGHTLLQKNMEKLDMAEATVVYDRNGNEFARLFMQNRELVTLDQVPDKLEQAIIATEDQRFESHAGVDFWSIGRAIVKDIVARDLVEGGSTITQQVAKNMFLSADKTFFRKATEVSIALALENNFGKDEILEMYLNRIYFGNGAYGVKAAAERHFGKDDLEDLSLLEIAVLAGMPKAPNTYSPTNNPDKALERAAVVLSLMKDQGYITEEERREALNSTLGKPAPRGDGSASAMKDYVLEQAALVTGKSEEELRIGGYEIHTTVDAKAQQAMDEAFANPDLFPEDGPKQVAQGAMVIVEPKTGGIVAMNGGRNYVEKGFNRALADRQPGSSFKPIAVYGPALETGNWQPYSILKDEKMSFGNYSPSNLSGKYAGEMTMMEAVRRSINLPTVWLLNEIGVDRGLRFAKDLGIDMDAKDRNLAIALGGLTHGASPLEMARAYGAFANNGVLAETHVITEVLDTDGHRVYAFEPSEKRVMSERTAYYATTLLEAVTQKGGTGTKANFGRPVAGKTGTTQLGLKGVKDSAGNRDIWFVGYTPQYAAAVWMGFDETNAEHYVKSGSGTAAAMFAAVMKKAMEGMEVQDFKRPSGVEEPKEVEAPAAIADLSGFYDAEKREAVLTWSALPEAEGIEYRLYRKVEPFDAPAEMLHASDSTTVIDISGAAGKKYMYYVTAYSKETELESAPSNVVEVVVPGEGEGAGIGDDLPVLPDILPGEDGAGGDGAGDDGQETGGGNGNGNGNGNGNGNGGNAGGSGGDAGQPDQPTDDDEPVDSDDGEDADAPEGL; from the coding sequence ATGAATTTTCGGAGATGGGTCATCGGCATTTTCAGCGTGTTGACGTTGGGGTTATTGATTTTCATCGCGGGCTACTTCGTCATTTATATGAACGGTCACACGCTGCTCCAGAAAAACATGGAGAAGCTCGACATGGCCGAGGCGACGGTCGTCTACGACCGGAACGGCAACGAGTTCGCCCGTCTGTTCATGCAGAACCGGGAGCTCGTCACGTTGGACCAAGTGCCCGACAAGCTGGAACAGGCGATTATCGCGACGGAAGATCAGCGGTTCGAGTCGCACGCCGGGGTCGATTTCTGGTCGATCGGACGCGCGATCGTGAAGGACATCGTCGCCCGCGATCTCGTGGAGGGCGGCAGCACGATTACCCAACAGGTCGCGAAAAATATGTTCCTGTCCGCGGACAAGACGTTCTTCCGCAAGGCGACCGAGGTATCGATCGCGTTGGCGCTGGAGAACAATTTCGGGAAGGACGAAATCTTGGAGATGTACCTCAACCGGATCTATTTCGGGAACGGGGCTTACGGCGTGAAGGCGGCGGCGGAGCGCCACTTCGGCAAGGACGATCTGGAGGACCTCAGCCTGCTCGAGATCGCGGTTCTCGCGGGGATGCCGAAGGCGCCGAATACGTATTCGCCGACCAACAATCCCGATAAGGCGCTCGAGCGGGCGGCCGTCGTGCTGTCGTTAATGAAGGATCAAGGCTATATTACGGAAGAGGAGCGCCGCGAAGCGCTGAACAGTACGTTGGGCAAACCGGCCCCTCGGGGGGACGGCTCGGCGTCGGCCATGAAGGATTACGTGCTCGAACAAGCGGCGTTGGTCACCGGGAAATCGGAGGAAGAGCTTCGCATCGGCGGGTACGAAATTCATACGACGGTGGACGCCAAGGCGCAGCAAGCGATGGACGAAGCGTTCGCGAATCCGGACTTGTTCCCCGAGGACGGACCGAAGCAAGTCGCGCAGGGCGCGATGGTGATCGTCGAGCCGAAGACGGGCGGCATCGTCGCGATGAACGGCGGAAGGAACTATGTGGAAAAAGGGTTCAACCGCGCGCTCGCGGACCGTCAGCCCGGCTCCTCGTTCAAGCCGATCGCGGTGTACGGTCCCGCGCTCGAGACGGGGAATTGGCAGCCGTATTCGATCCTGAAGGACGAAAAGATGTCGTTCGGCAATTATAGCCCTAGCAACTTGAGCGGCAAGTACGCCGGCGAAATGACGATGATGGAGGCCGTACGTCGTTCGATCAACCTTCCTACGGTCTGGCTGCTGAACGAGATCGGCGTCGACCGTGGGCTTCGGTTCGCGAAAGATCTCGGCATCGACATGGACGCGAAGGACCGGAACCTCGCGATCGCGCTCGGCGGCTTGACGCACGGGGCGTCGCCGCTCGAGATGGCGCGCGCGTACGGAGCGTTCGCGAACAACGGCGTTTTGGCGGAGACGCATGTAATCACCGAGGTGCTGGATACGGACGGACATCGCGTGTACGCCTTCGAGCCTTCGGAGAAACGCGTCATGAGCGAGCGAACGGCGTACTATGCGACGACGCTGCTCGAAGCCGTCACGCAGAAGGGCGGCACCGGCACGAAGGCGAACTTCGGCCGTCCGGTCGCCGGCAAAACCGGAACGACGCAGCTCGGACTGAAGGGCGTGAAAGACTCTGCCGGCAACCGCGACATTTGGTTCGTCGGATATACGCCGCAATACGCCGCCGCGGTATGGATGGGCTTCGACGAGACGAACGCCGAGCATTACGTGAAGTCGGGCAGCGGCACGGCGGCGGCGATGTTCGCCGCGGTCATGAAGAAGGCGATGGAAGGCATGGAAGTACAGGACTTCAAGCGTCCTTCCGGGGTCGAAGAGCCGAAGGAAGTCGAAGCGCCCGCGGCGATCGCCGATCTGTCGGGGTTCTACGACGCCGAGAAGCGGGAAGCGGTGCTGACGTGGTCGGCGCTGCCGGAAGCGGAGGGCATCGAGTACCGGCTGTATCGGAAGGTAGAGCCGTTCGACGCGCCGGCGGAGATGCTGCACGCCTCGGATTCGACGACCGTGATCGATATTTCGGGCGCTGCCGGGAAGAAGTACATGTATTACGTGACCGCCTACTCGAAAGAGACGGAGCTCGAGAGCGCGCCGTCGAACGTCGTCGAGGTCGTCGTGCCGGGCGAGGGCGAAGGGGCCGGCATCGGCGACGACTTGCCGGTGCTGCCGGATATCTTGCCTGGCGAAGACGGCGCTGGCGGCGACGGGGCCGGTGACGACGGTCAAGAGACCGGCGGCGGCAATGGCAATGGCAACGGTAACGGCAACGGCAACGGCAACGGCGGCAATGCCGGCGGGTCCGGCGGCGACGCGGGGCAACCGGATCAGCCGACGGACGACGACGAGCCGGTCGATAGCGACGACGGCGAGGATGCGGACGCGCCGGAAGGGTTGTAA
- a CDS encoding peptidylprolyl isomerase, with protein MKKWVRAALILTTAAAMSAGCGTQPAQEQGSGGGERQTSFDKAPEMQIDEAKSYEAVVKTSKGEFTIELFAKDAPVTVNSFVFLSRQKYYEGIVFHRIVPDYIIQTGDPTGTGRGGPGYSFEDELGGPHEYGPGIVAMANAGANTNGSQFFICTGEWSKKLNEIPNYTIFGRIKDGMDTVLAIGATPVGGMNNDTPQEKITIESITIHES; from the coding sequence ATGAAGAAGTGGGTACGCGCCGCATTGATTTTGACGACGGCGGCGGCGATGTCGGCCGGCTGCGGAACTCAGCCGGCTCAGGAGCAGGGAAGCGGCGGCGGGGAGCGGCAGACGTCGTTCGACAAGGCGCCCGAGATGCAAATCGACGAAGCGAAGTCGTACGAGGCTGTCGTGAAGACGTCCAAGGGGGAATTCACGATCGAGCTGTTCGCGAAGGACGCGCCGGTTACGGTGAACAGCTTCGTCTTCTTATCTCGTCAGAAGTATTACGAAGGGATCGTCTTCCATCGGATCGTTCCGGATTACATCATTCAGACGGGCGACCCGACGGGCACCGGACGCGGCGGACCAGGCTATTCGTTCGAGGACGAGCTCGGCGGACCGCATGAATACGGCCCGGGCATCGTAGCTATGGCGAATGCCGGCGCGAATACGAACGGAAGCCAGTTTTTCATCTGCACCGGCGAATGGAGCAAGAAGCTGAACGAGATTCCGAATTACACGATCTTCGGCCGCATTAAGGACGGCATGGACACCGTGCTCGCGATCGGCGCGACGCCGGTGGGCGGCATGAACAACGACACGCCGCAGGAGAAGATCACGATCGAATCGATTACGATTCATGAATCCTAA